One Synechococcus sp. CC9605 genomic window carries:
- a CDS encoding glutamate-5-semialdehyde dehydrogenase: MSSVPEPSAALLQRAVAVRRAAVDLGQTDDGQRALALQAMADALTERAATILAANREDLERSAGEGLAPALMARLKLDDTKLAAAIDGVRKVASLSDPLGCRQLHRELDQGLVLERVSVPLGVVGVIFEARPDAVMQIASLAIRSGNGALLKGGSEARCTNEAVMDALQAGLAASPVSADALALLTTRQESLALLRLDGLVDLIIPRGSNELVRFIQDNTRIPVLGHADGVCHLYVDAAADIAKAVRVAVDSKSQYPAACNAIETLLVHRSIAQPFLAAALPAFAAAGVKLRGDAESVALGVAEAATEEDWSTEYLDLILAVKLVDDLEAATDHIRSYGSRHTEVILTEDAQTADRFLAAVDSAGVYHNCSSRFADGFRYGFGAEVGISTQTLPPRGPVGLEGLVTYRYRLRGEGHITADYANGSCVFTHIDRPL, translated from the coding sequence ATGTCCAGCGTTCCAGAGCCTTCCGCCGCGCTGTTGCAGCGTGCCGTGGCTGTCCGCCGTGCTGCTGTTGATCTGGGGCAGACCGATGACGGCCAGCGGGCCCTGGCGCTCCAGGCCATGGCGGATGCGCTGACCGAGCGCGCAGCAACCATCCTCGCGGCCAACCGTGAAGACCTCGAACGCTCTGCTGGCGAGGGGCTGGCACCGGCCCTGATGGCTCGGCTGAAGCTGGACGACACCAAACTGGCTGCGGCCATTGATGGCGTGCGCAAGGTGGCAAGCCTCAGCGATCCGTTGGGTTGCCGTCAGTTGCACCGGGAGCTGGACCAGGGCTTGGTGTTGGAACGGGTTTCCGTGCCGCTCGGGGTGGTGGGTGTGATCTTCGAAGCCAGGCCGGATGCGGTGATGCAGATCGCCTCCCTGGCGATCCGCTCGGGCAACGGCGCTCTGTTGAAAGGGGGTAGTGAGGCCCGCTGCACCAATGAGGCTGTGATGGATGCCCTGCAGGCAGGCCTGGCGGCCAGTCCGGTGTCTGCCGATGCCCTGGCGCTGCTCACCACCCGTCAGGAAAGCCTGGCCCTGTTGCGTCTTGATGGCCTTGTGGATCTGATCATCCCTAGGGGAAGCAACGAGCTGGTGCGCTTCATCCAGGACAACACCCGCATTCCTGTGCTGGGCCATGCCGATGGGGTGTGTCATCTCTATGTGGATGCGGCGGCCGACATCGCGAAAGCCGTTCGCGTGGCGGTGGACAGCAAGAGCCAGTACCCCGCCGCCTGCAACGCCATTGAAACCTTGCTGGTGCACCGCTCCATTGCCCAGCCTTTTCTTGCCGCTGCGCTGCCAGCCTTCGCTGCTGCCGGAGTGAAGCTGCGGGGCGATGCCGAGAGCGTGGCCCTTGGCGTGGCGGAAGCGGCCACGGAGGAGGACTGGAGTACGGAGTATCTGGATCTGATCCTGGCGGTGAAGCTGGTGGATGATCTCGAGGCAGCCACCGATCACATCCGCTCCTACGGGTCCCGTCACACCGAGGTGATCCTGACGGAGGATGCCCAGACGGCGGATCGTTTTCTTGCGGCGGTGGATAGCGCAGGGGTGTATCACAACTGCTCCAGCCGCTTCGCTGATGGGTTCCGTTATGGATTCGGCGCTGAAGTGGGCATCAGCACCCAAACCCTTCCCCCCCGGGGACCTGTTGGCCTGGAAGGGTTGGTGACCTACCGCTATCGGTTGCGCGGCGAGGGCCACATCACTGCCGACTATGCCAACGGCAGCTGCGTCTTCACCCACATCGATCGGCCGCTCTGA
- a CDS encoding dihydroneopterin aldolase, which yields MDCIGVRELRLWAHVGVLEHERRDGQWFSLDFSVQLDLKAAAVADDLTRSLDYSVAIQALQDLSRQMRCLTIEHFSEQMLDRLESLYGAMPMWLRLTKCAAPVPGFNGRVFVERSRHGGRSAL from the coding sequence ATGGATTGCATCGGTGTGCGGGAGCTGCGGTTGTGGGCCCACGTTGGGGTGTTGGAACACGAACGCCGGGATGGCCAGTGGTTCAGCCTTGATTTCAGTGTTCAGCTCGATCTGAAGGCTGCTGCCGTGGCCGACGATCTGACCCGGAGCCTGGACTACAGCGTGGCCATTCAGGCCCTGCAGGATCTGTCCCGGCAGATGCGTTGCCTCACGATCGAGCACTTCAGCGAGCAGATGCTGGATCGCTTGGAATCCCTGTATGGGGCCATGCCGATGTGGCTGCGGTTGACCAAATGCGCTGCACCGGTTCCAGGATTTAACGGTCGGGTGTTCGTGGAACGCTCGCGCCATGGCGGCAGATCAGCCCTGTGA